A window from Bosea sp. ANAM02 encodes these proteins:
- the araD gene encoding L-arabinonate dehydratase, which translates to MSARPRKTPETLRSWRWFGASDLRSFGHRSRTLQMGFSHEEFMGKPVIGIINTWSEVNPCHTHLRDRAEAVKRAVWAAGGFPVEIPVMSVSEQYQKPTTMLYRNFLAMETEESIRSHPLDGAVLLGGCDKSTPALIMGACSAGLPFIFVPAGPMLRGNWAGKVLGSGADVWKYWAEKEAGNITEAQWHDMESGIARSYGTCMVMGTAATMMSHAEVLGLTLPGASAIPAADAAHPRMAAMSGKRIVEMVWEDLTPDQILTRKSFENALTVHMAVAGSTNAIIHLVAMAGRAGVPLTPDDFDAFSRNVPVIANLRPSGDFLMEDFFYAGGLPALLKQLESKLHTDAMTVTGKPIAETIALAQVYDDNVIRPLDKPVSTANGLAVLKGNLAPDGCVIKPSAAEPRLLRHSGPALVFEHYDAMMQAVNDENLDVTADHIMVLKNCGPVGGPGMPEWGMLPIPKKLLKQGVRDMLRISDARMSGTSYGACILHVAPEAYIKGPLAAVRTGDIISVDVEARSISVALTDAEIAARLAVWTPPDRDYPRGWGKMSAAHIRQADKGCDFDYLEGTAKVPEPEIH; encoded by the coding sequence ATGTCCGCCCGCCCCCGCAAGACGCCCGAGACCCTGCGCAGCTGGCGCTGGTTCGGCGCGAGCGACCTGCGCTCCTTCGGGCATCGCTCGCGCACGCTGCAGATGGGCTTCTCGCACGAGGAGTTCATGGGCAAGCCGGTCATCGGCATCATCAACACCTGGTCGGAGGTCAATCCCTGCCACACCCATCTGCGGGACCGCGCCGAGGCGGTGAAGCGGGCGGTCTGGGCGGCGGGCGGGTTTCCGGTCGAGATTCCCGTGATGTCGGTTTCCGAGCAGTATCAGAAGCCGACGACCATGCTCTATCGCAACTTCCTGGCGATGGAGACGGAGGAATCGATCCGCTCCCACCCGCTCGACGGCGCGGTGCTGCTCGGCGGCTGCGACAAATCCACGCCGGCCCTGATCATGGGCGCCTGCAGCGCCGGCCTGCCCTTCATCTTCGTGCCGGCCGGCCCGATGCTGCGCGGCAACTGGGCCGGCAAGGTGCTCGGTTCGGGGGCCGATGTCTGGAAATACTGGGCCGAGAAGGAGGCCGGCAATATCACCGAGGCGCAGTGGCACGATATGGAGAGCGGGATCGCCCGCTCCTACGGAACCTGCATGGTGATGGGCACGGCTGCGACGATGATGAGCCATGCCGAGGTGCTCGGCCTCACCCTGCCCGGCGCATCCGCCATTCCCGCCGCCGATGCCGCCCATCCCCGCATGGCCGCGATGTCGGGCAAGCGCATCGTCGAGATGGTCTGGGAGGACCTGACGCCTGACCAAATACTGACCCGCAAGAGCTTCGAGAATGCATTGACGGTTCATATGGCGGTCGCCGGCTCGACCAATGCGATCATCCATCTCGTCGCCATGGCCGGCCGGGCCGGCGTACCGCTGACGCCGGACGATTTCGATGCCTTCTCCCGCAATGTCCCCGTCATCGCAAACCTGCGCCCCTCCGGCGATTTCCTGATGGAGGATTTCTTCTATGCCGGAGGCCTGCCTGCCCTGCTGAAGCAGCTCGAGAGCAAGCTCCACACCGATGCGATGACGGTGACCGGCAAGCCGATCGCCGAGACCATCGCGCTCGCCCAGGTCTACGACGACAACGTCATCCGCCCGCTCGACAAGCCCGTCTCGACCGCGAACGGCCTCGCCGTGCTCAAGGGCAACCTCGCCCCCGATGGCTGCGTCATCAAGCCATCGGCCGCCGAGCCGCGGCTGCTCAGGCACTCCGGCCCGGCGCTGGTCTTCGAGCATTACGACGCGATGATGCAGGCTGTGAACGACGAGAATCTCGACGTCACCGCCGACCACATCATGGTGCTCAAGAATTGCGGCCCCGTCGGTGGCCCCGGCATGCCGGAATGGGGCATGCTACCGATCCCGAAGAAACTCTTGAAGCAGGGCGTGCGCGACATGCTGCGCATCTCGGATGCCCGCATGTCCGGCACCAGCTACGGCGCCTGCATCCTGCATGTCGCGCCGGAGGCCTATATCAAGGGGCCGCTCGCGGCGGTGCGGACGGGAGACATCATCAGCGTCGATGTCGAGGCCCGCAGCATCTCGGTCGCTCTCACCGATGCCGAGATCGCCGCCCGCCTCGCCGTCTGGACGCCGCCCGACCGCGACTATCCGCGCGGCTGGGGCAAGATGTCGGCGGCCCATATCCGCCAAGCCGACAAGGGCTGCGATTTCGACTATCTGGAAGGGACGGCGAAGGTGCCGGAACCCGAGATCCACTGA
- a CDS encoding 3-hydroxyacyl-CoA dehydrogenase NAD-binding domain-containing protein: MQDIRDIERIAIIGAGLIGSSWAALAMGHGLNVVAYDPAPGAEEKFRHAVDRARAQLTELGLANTGQYQFTGDLDEALQGVDFVQESGPENEAAKRALLARLDAALPPEVIVASSTSALLRSAIVADCRDKRRVIVAHPFNPPHLVPLVEVVGEDEAVVARAAAFYRSLDRRPVILQREMPGHVANRLASALYREAVHLVEQGVASVAEIDAALCNGPGLRWALMGPHMTYHLGGGEGGIAGYLAHLGPSQVRRWQSLGTPSLDADLQHKIIEGVAEEAAGRTIAQLEERRDEGLLALLRARKLVSE; the protein is encoded by the coding sequence ATGCAGGATATCCGCGACATCGAGCGCATCGCCATCATCGGCGCCGGGCTCATCGGCAGCTCCTGGGCCGCCCTCGCCATGGGTCACGGCCTGAACGTCGTGGCCTACGACCCAGCGCCCGGCGCAGAGGAAAAGTTCCGCCACGCGGTCGACCGCGCCCGTGCCCAGCTCACCGAGCTCGGGCTCGCCAATACGGGCCAGTATCAGTTCACCGGCGATCTCGACGAAGCTCTGCAAGGCGTTGATTTCGTTCAGGAGAGCGGGCCGGAAAATGAGGCCGCCAAACGCGCGCTTCTCGCCCGGCTCGATGCGGCTTTGCCGCCCGAAGTCATCGTCGCCAGCAGCACCTCGGCCCTGCTGCGCAGCGCGATCGTCGCCGATTGCCGGGACAAGCGCCGGGTCATCGTCGCCCATCCGTTCAACCCGCCGCATCTCGTGCCGCTGGTCGAAGTCGTCGGCGAGGACGAGGCCGTCGTGGCGCGCGCCGCCGCCTTCTATCGCAGCCTCGACCGGCGCCCGGTCATCCTCCAGCGTGAGATGCCCGGCCATGTCGCCAACCGGCTGGCCTCGGCGCTCTATCGCGAAGCCGTCCATCTGGTCGAGCAGGGCGTCGCCAGCGTCGCCGAGATCGATGCCGCGCTCTGCAACGGCCCCGGCCTGCGCTGGGCTTTGATGGGTCCGCACATGACCTATCATCTCGGCGGCGGCGAAGGCGGCATCGCCGGTTATCTCGCCCATCTCGGCCCGAGCCAGGTCCGGCGCTGGCAGTCGCTCGGCACGCCCTCGCTCGACGCGGACCTCCAGCACAAGATCATCGAGGGCGTCGCCGAGGAGGCGGCGGGCCGCACGATCGCGCAGCTCGAGGAGCGCCGCGACGAAGGGCTTCTCGCCCTGCTGCGCGCCCGCAAGCTCGTCAGCGAGTGA
- a CDS encoding HpcH/HpaI aldolase/citrate lyase family protein, giving the protein MDLPANAFKAALKRGELQIGLWSSLCSPIVSEIISQSGFDWILVDTEHSPNEPPDVLAQLQALKGGTATPIVRPAWNDAVLLKRLLDIGVQAVLVPFVQNAEEARKAVAACRYPPAGIRGITVSGRGSHYGRVPDYLKRADGEICVLVQVETGEALARIEEIASVDGVDGVFIGPADLSASLGHIGNPGHPEVQAAIQDAVKRLTAIGKPAGILTPSEPDARRYIEWGYRFVAVGSDLGLMTKHADALAKAFAGQR; this is encoded by the coding sequence GTGGACCTGCCTGCCAACGCCTTCAAGGCCGCGCTGAAGCGCGGCGAGCTTCAGATCGGGTTGTGGAGCAGCCTGTGCAGCCCGATCGTCTCCGAGATCATCAGCCAGAGCGGCTTCGACTGGATCCTGGTCGATACCGAGCACTCCCCCAATGAGCCGCCCGACGTTCTCGCGCAGTTGCAGGCCCTGAAGGGCGGCACCGCGACCCCGATCGTCCGCCCGGCCTGGAACGACGCCGTGCTGCTCAAGCGCCTGCTCGATATCGGCGTGCAGGCCGTGCTGGTGCCCTTCGTCCAGAATGCCGAGGAAGCCCGCAAGGCCGTCGCAGCCTGCCGCTACCCGCCCGCCGGCATCCGCGGCATCACGGTCAGCGGCCGCGGCAGCCATTACGGCCGCGTGCCGGACTATCTCAAGCGCGCCGATGGCGAGATCTGCGTGCTGGTGCAGGTCGAGACCGGAGAGGCCCTCGCCCGCATCGAGGAGATCGCCTCGGTCGACGGCGTCGACGGCGTCTTTATCGGCCCGGCCGACCTCTCGGCCTCGCTCGGCCATATCGGCAATCCCGGCCATCCGGAGGTCCAGGCCGCGATCCAGGATGCGGTGAAGCGCCTGACCGCGATCGGCAAGCCGGCCGGGATCCTGACGCCGTCCGAGCCCGATGCGCGCCGCTATATCGAATGGGGCTATCGCTTCGTCGCGGTCGGCTCCGATCTCGGCCTCATGACCAAGCATGCCGACGCGCTGGCCAAGGCCTTCGCCGGGCAGCGCTGA
- a CDS encoding GntR family transcriptional regulator: MLQPAVEPVAPDLLRSLREHVHERLRRAIVAGRFRNGERLNERNLAEMLGVSTTPVKDAIRKLESEGLVRTEARRGVFVEFSPRQALEMALGRAALESVMAHIAANHLTEAGAAELGRLIAEMEQATEHGDLDDLVELNEAYHRAIHRISGCTYLKRRLDGQRMYDHAQRIALHSQPDERRRGFEEHREIYQALLARDPARAELRMRRHIVRSAKAHIWLAFGADAEGLDYDA; the protein is encoded by the coding sequence ATGCTGCAGCCTGCCGTCGAACCCGTTGCGCCCGACCTGCTGCGCTCCCTGCGCGAGCATGTCCACGAGCGCCTGCGCCGTGCCATCGTCGCCGGCCGCTTCCGCAATGGCGAGCGCCTGAACGAACGCAACCTCGCCGAGATGCTCGGCGTCAGCACGACCCCGGTGAAGGACGCGATCCGCAAGCTCGAAAGCGAGGGGCTGGTCCGGACGGAAGCGCGCCGCGGCGTCTTCGTCGAATTCTCGCCCCGGCAGGCATTGGAGATGGCGCTGGGCCGCGCCGCGCTCGAAAGCGTCATGGCCCATATCGCAGCCAACCATCTCACCGAGGCCGGCGCGGCCGAGCTCGGCAGGCTGATCGCCGAGATGGAGCAGGCGACCGAGCATGGCGATCTCGACGACCTCGTCGAACTGAACGAGGCCTATCATCGCGCGATCCATCGCATCTCCGGCTGCACCTATCTGAAGCGTCGCCTCGACGGCCAGCGCATGTACGACCATGCCCAGCGCATCGCCCTGCATTCGCAGCCCGATGAGCGCCGTCGCGGCTTCGAGGAACATCGGGAGATTTACCAGGCGCTCCTGGCACGCGATCCCGCGCGCGCCGAACTCAGGATGCGCCGTCACATCGTCCGTTCGGCGAAGGCCCATATATGGCTGGCCTTCGGCGCGGATGCGGAGGGACTGGATTATGACGCATGA
- a CDS encoding DUF2891 domain-containing protein: protein MTTPMLTEEIAQRFARIALGHVRREYPNKPDHTLAGPQDAQTPSALHPVFYGSYDWHSCVHSYWMLARLLRRHPMMEAAADIVALFDAQLVPEKIAVECAYLAQPTARGFKRPYGWGWLLKLAAELNGLDDGRWGRAIAPLAEAFAQRFRDFLPIATYPVRVGTHFNTAFGLRMAADYADATGDGAFLTLLRETALRWYGADEDCPAWGEPSGDDFQSSALIEAECMRRLLPAERFLPWFERFLPRIAQQQPAILFRPATVSDRTDGKIAHLDGLNLSRAWCWSALAAALPEWDVRRPVIAEAATLHLEAGLPHIAGDYMGEHWLATFAVLAIEER from the coding sequence ATGACCACCCCCATGCTGACCGAAGAGATCGCCCAGCGTTTTGCCCGGATCGCGCTCGGACATGTCCGTCGCGAATACCCGAACAAGCCCGATCATACGCTGGCCGGGCCGCAGGATGCGCAGACACCGAGCGCGCTGCATCCGGTGTTCTACGGCAGCTATGACTGGCATTCCTGCGTGCACAGCTACTGGATGCTGGCGCGGCTGCTCAGGCGCCATCCGATGATGGAAGCAGCGGCCGATATCGTCGCGCTGTTCGATGCGCAGCTCGTCCCCGAGAAGATCGCGGTCGAATGCGCCTATCTCGCCCAGCCGACGGCGCGCGGCTTCAAGCGGCCCTATGGCTGGGGCTGGCTGCTGAAGCTCGCTGCCGAGCTCAACGGGCTCGATGACGGGCGCTGGGGCCGGGCGATTGCGCCGCTCGCCGAGGCCTTCGCCCAGCGCTTCCGCGATTTCCTGCCGATCGCGACCTATCCGGTGCGCGTCGGCACGCATTTCAACACGGCTTTCGGGTTGCGGATGGCGGCCGACTACGCGGATGCGACCGGCGACGGCGCCTTCCTGACCCTGCTGCGCGAGACGGCGCTGCGCTGGTACGGGGCCGACGAGGATTGCCCGGCCTGGGGCGAGCCGAGCGGCGACGATTTCCAGTCCTCGGCGCTGATCGAGGCGGAATGCATGCGCCGCCTGCTGCCGGCGGAGCGTTTCCTGCCCTGGTTCGAGCGCTTCCTGCCGCGCATCGCGCAGCAGCAGCCGGCGATCCTGTTCAGGCCGGCGACGGTGAGTGACCGGACGGACGGCAAGATCGCCCATCTGGACGGGCTCAACCTCAGCCGCGCCTGGTGCTGGAGCGCGCTGGCTGCGGCGCTGCCGGAATGGGACGTGCGGCGCCCGGTCATCGCGGAAGCCGCGACGCTGCATCTCGAAGCCGGGCTGCCGCATATCGCCGGCGACTATATGGGCGAGCACTGGCTTGCGACCTTCGCCGTGCTGGCGATCGAGGAACGATGA
- a CDS encoding DUF6522 family protein: protein MTAGAADPELPFVRDRDGSFVLDAARLAKRFGWSAEELRELMRRGLVTSRVERGEGEDEGRWRLSVRCGNRRWQAVMLPDGTVADEQLDFVPAAARGGLR, encoded by the coding sequence GTGACCGCCGGCGCAGCCGATCCCGAGCTCCCCTTCGTTCGCGACAGGGACGGCTCCTTCGTGCTCGATGCCGCGCGGCTGGCCAAACGCTTCGGCTGGTCGGCAGAGGAGTTGCGCGAACTGATGCGCCGCGGGCTGGTGACGAGCCGGGTCGAGCGCGGCGAAGGCGAGGACGAGGGGCGCTGGCGTCTCTCGGTTCGCTGCGGCAATCGCCGCTGGCAGGCCGTCATGCTGCCCGACGGGACCGTTGCGGATGAGCAGCTCGACTTCGTACCAGCCGCCGCCCGCGGCGGACTACGCTGA
- a CDS encoding dihydrodipicolinate synthase family protein, which produces MTHDKVRRAVRGISGVHVTAWKADGEADWALTGRIVRRIAEAGIHNIVSAGNTGEFYPMTTAEVERSHATAAEAAAGKALVTAGIGRSLREAIATGKLAAQAGCDAAMVHHPLDPFAAPQSQADYILAIAEALPIPLVAYIRSDAIGVKDLIRVATHPNVAGVKFASGNMMLLADCVRETAGSSANWICGLAEGWAAPFYALGARGFTSGLINVAPERSLAVWRALEAGDYDTARREVDAIAGFEKLRTKYGNGANVTVVKEALGLLGTDVGPVRLPGLPELNEAERAELRGIVSGWGSQRAAAE; this is translated from the coding sequence ATGACGCATGACAAGGTCCGCCGCGCGGTTCGCGGCATTTCCGGCGTCCATGTCACGGCCTGGAAGGCGGATGGCGAGGCAGACTGGGCGCTGACCGGCCGGATCGTCCGGCGCATCGCCGAGGCCGGCATCCACAACATCGTCTCGGCCGGCAATACCGGCGAATTCTACCCGATGACGACGGCGGAGGTGGAGCGCTCGCACGCCACTGCTGCCGAAGCCGCAGCCGGCAAGGCTTTGGTCACGGCGGGCATCGGACGCTCGCTGCGCGAAGCGATCGCCACCGGCAAGCTCGCAGCCCAGGCCGGCTGCGATGCCGCGATGGTGCATCACCCGCTCGACCCCTTCGCCGCCCCGCAATCGCAGGCCGACTACATCCTCGCCATCGCGGAGGCGCTGCCGATCCCGCTGGTCGCCTATATCCGCTCCGACGCCATCGGCGTGAAGGATCTGATCCGCGTCGCGACCCACCCTAACGTCGCCGGCGTGAAATTCGCCTCGGGCAACATGATGCTGCTCGCCGATTGCGTGCGCGAGACCGCGGGCTCCTCCGCCAACTGGATCTGCGGCCTCGCGGAAGGCTGGGCCGCGCCCTTCTATGCGCTCGGCGCCCGTGGCTTCACCTCGGGGCTGATCAATGTCGCGCCGGAGCGTTCTCTCGCCGTCTGGCGCGCGCTGGAGGCCGGCGACTACGACACCGCGCGGCGCGAGGTCGACGCCATCGCCGGCTTCGAGAAGCTGCGCACCAAATACGGCAACGGCGCCAATGTCACCGTCGTCAAGGAGGCGCTCGGCCTGCTCGGCACCGATGTCGGCCCGGTCCGCCTCCCCGGCCTGCCCGAGCTGAACGAGGCCGAGCGGGCCGAACTGCGCGGCATCGTCTCGGGCTGGGGTAGCCAACGCGCGGCAGCGGAATAA